In Parageobacillus sp. KH3-4, the genomic window AGCTGCAATCTTGATATCGTTTGTAATGATAGTCAAGTCTTCCCTGCCTTTTAAAAGCTTCGCAACTTCCATCGTCGTAGTGCCCGAATCTAAAATAATATTTGCACTCTCTGGAATGAATTCAAGGGCTTTACGAGCAATTGCTTTCTTTTGCCTAATATTTTTCCCCTTCTTTGCTAAATATGGAGTTTCCTGAACTAAAGCTTTTGGATAAATGGCGCCTCCATGGGTTCTTACAATCTTCCCCTCTTCCTCCAACTTGGCTAAATCCCTTCGAATTGTCATAGTGGAAACATTTAATTGTTTTGCTAATTTCTCAATGTCAACTTTTCCTTGATTAATAATTTCCAATTCAATCCAACGGCGACGTTCATTTGGCAACATCATAACCTATCCTTTTATAATTTTTTGTTCATTTTTAACATCATTTGTATATAATTATGTTAATTTTGTTCAGTTTTGTCAATATTAAATTTTATATAAATTAAAATAATTTTACTATTCAGACTTACGCTAATGAATTTGAACGAAATCAACACAAAAATAGCGTTTTCTTTCTTAGAATCACCTTGTTCATACGGAAGAGGAAAATAAGCAAATACGATTTCCCTCCATGAACTGTTAAAGGATATCCCATACACATTTTTTCTGTTTTTTTAATCGCGAAGATTACGTTGGGAATCAGACAAAACACATGGTCATCCTCTTCTTCTGCATGTACCCGAGATGTGCTGTTTCACCTTCTCCATCCGTAATCCTGTTTGGGATGACTGGTGCTGGCAACATGGAGCCACTGTCCTTTCTCTTGAATTCAAAATCCAGTTTCATCCATATGAATAACTTTCGCCAATAGCAATTTGTCATAAATGACAGACTTCGCTTCCGCTTTTCTGCCGGTTGTTTTTCACCAAAGTCCTTCACTGATATGATATGCGATGTCCAAACAAATCATCCCCTAGAAGTAGCACATTGGTATGGGATGGAGGGTGTTTTCCCGTTGTAGGAGACATCCTCATCCCCTGTGTAGCTAGAATTTTGGCAACGCATCTACTGCATCGGTGAGATCACTGTGGCTGCTTTTTAAATAGCGTGATGTCGTGGCAATATTGCTATGACCGGCGAATTTCCGCACTTTCTCCATATCGTTGTTCGTCGCTTTTAACATTCACTTACAAAATGTATGCCCGAACACGTCAGAAGGGCGTTTTTTTATTTTCTAAATTTGTTAAGGATGGATGTTGACGTCCTTCTTTCAAATAACGAGCAGAAATGTTCAATATGAAATACAGACTAGACAATCATGCCCAGTTATTTATTATTTTTAATTCCTTTTATCCATTCTCGAAAAACATAAAGGCTATTATAATGATAATCATTATCAAAAAAGAGGTTTTTTATGGTAATTAAATTCTTACGGGAAATGTTTTTGCTTCTTATGTACTCTTAGTATTGCGATTGTATCTTGGCGGTCATGGCTGCAAGCTAGCTGGGGAAAATTGTTGGCGGCAATTTGATGCTACTGGATTTCTAAAAGGAGATTAGAAAAAGTATCTGGTGACCATCCGGCAGTTCAGCCTTGGTGGGCAGACTTTATTAGTGCTTTTGTATTACCTAATGTCGAGCTTTTTAATATACTTGTTCCTTGGGGAGAATTTTTCGTTGGTCTTGGACTTATTTTAGGTATTTTTACCACTTTTTCAGTTTTGATGGGGCTGGTTATAAATTTTTCCTATATGTTTTCAGGAACGACTAGCACAAACCTACAAATGGTTTTAATCGGAATGTTTATCATTGTTGCAGGCTTTCATGCTAGGAAAACTGGTTTAGACCGTTGGGTAATTCCATTTATAAAAAAAGAGGAACAAGGAAACTTCCCCCAAAGCGCTTAATATAGAATAGACAAAGACATCTATTAACAAAAGCACAAAATGAATAGGGGGTTCAGCTTGCCGACTTTGTCACAAGCTGAGAAGAATCAATGAGATCCTTTTGAGGAATTTTAAACCGGAGATTTTTTGAAAAAATAATCGTCCTTTACAATCCCAGCATCCATCAAAAATTCTTTAGAAACTAATGGAATCATTACTCCATTTAGAGCTGGCTGCAACTACATATTCTAGATTCATGGCTATTGTCATTCATTGGCTTATTTTAAGTCGAACTTCCCTGCAAACGACAACGTTGCCAAACTTGTCACTTAACGTTTACGGCAAGAGATGCAATGAAGAACAGTAAGCCCGTCTAATTTAAGAAAGTCGAAACATTCCTATTAACAAGTTCATGCCTTTGACACTACTACCGCCTATCCATGCTGAAAAAGTTGATAAAATCAAAACTGATACAAGTAAACCTAACCATGCAGCAATCATTTACGAAGCAATCGATTCATGCGTCCTTAGAATTCTTTTAAATGACCCCAGAACTGAAAGGAAACGTTTTTACTCCGAAGATCTTACTCGAGAAGAAGGGGGAGGGCCATCCCCCGACCTCTCATGCCACTTGGCATGCTAATCCGTACTAGTTGGTTCTCCAAATTTCATTGCGATTAACAAAATACAAATCTGACCTTAGTGCAAGTGCTTGGACCGTTGGAACACCTTGGACTTGCAAAGTTATTGAAAGCGCTATCATTATATTGCAAATTTAGAAGGACAGATCTGTTGCCTAAACTTATTGATTTAGCTGCTTACTTAAAATTTCCTTTTGTTTCTGGAATGATGAAGCTTCCCAACAAATATAAGAGGAAAAGAGCAATGAAGAAATACGCCAAGGACGATGGAATATCCGACGTTTGACTGCTGACCATTGTTACGAAAGTTGGCATCATCCCACCTATGGCAAAACCCATATTCCAGGACAGTCCAGTACCTGTCGAACGAATAGACGTTGGAAAACGTTCATTTAAAAAGATCAGTACGGGAGCATATGAGCCATTCCCTAAAAACGCTAACCCCATTGCATAGAGCGTAATCAGCGTCAGATCGTGGGCGCCTGCTAGTTCTGCATACAAGTACGGAAGAGCAAACAGATTTACGATACCTAATAAAATGAACGTTTTCTTTCTGCCAATAATGGTGCTCAAATGACCGAGAACGACCGCAGCAATCATGGCAGAAATACTGCTTACCATAAGAATCATAGAGGATACTGTCTGCGGAATATTATTAATTACTTTCAAAAAGGTAGGCAGATATCCGCAAGTTAGATAATATGCTGATCCACCGCCGATCACAATCATTAAATTAATCAATAAAACCGACAAGTATTTAGTGAATACCATTTTTACCGGAGACTGCTGATGTTCCGGTTTCGTTTCTTGCTCCTTCTTGTGCTGCATCCATAACGGAGACTCCTCAAGCTTTTTGAATACGAACAGTCCGAGAACAGAGCTCAATATGCCGGTAAAGAACATGAACCGCCAGCCCCACTCGCTGAATTCCGGTCCGGAAAAAATGTTGGATAAGACGAAATAGACAATAGAAGCCAGCAATGCGCCAAGAGCAGCACCGCCCCCACCGACAAGGCCGGACATCAAGCCACGCCATTTCTCCGGAACGGATTCTGTACCAATCGTATGAGAAGAGGCAACGACTCCTCCGACAAATACGCCTTGGATTAAGCGAAGAACAATAAATATGATCGCTGCAACAGCACCGATTTGAGCTACCGTTGGCAGCGCTCCAAACAGGGCAGTAGAAATCCCTACACCTGACACAGCAACAACCATTGCCCGTTTCCTTCCGTTGCGATCAGCATAGGCACCAAAAAGCGCTGAGCCGAGCGGACGCATAAACAGTGTAACGGCAAAAGAAGCATACACAGCGGCCAATGAGAGTGTCGGCTTATCTGTCGGAAAAAACAGCTTTCCTAATTCAGGTGCAACATAGAGCAGAATAAAGAGATCATACAAATCCAACGACCATCCCAACAGGGACGCCATAACGGCTATTATCATTTGCTTTCTACTAATCGATGTGGCCAATGAAGAAGCTTGCTGAACAGTTGTCTCCATATTTGCACTCATACTGCCCCACCTTTCTTGTGTATATTTTTAAAATTTTCAGTTAATTTTAATTTCAACTTCAGGAAGCGGAGTAATTTCCGCCCCCTGAAATTTTTGGCTTATTTACCTTTAAAGTTCGGTTTTCTTTTTTCCACGAATGCCGCTACACCTTCCTTGAAATCCTCCGTTGTACGGAGCAAACCATATGCTTTTCCTTCGATTTCAAGACCTGCGCTAAGCGGTGTTTCATAAGCGGCATTCAGCACTTGTTTACATACTTTTAGCGCAAGTGGTGAAAATTTCATCAGTTCATCTGCAAGCGCATTAACTTCATTTTCAAGCTCTGCTTTTGGAACTACTTTTGTGATAAGCCCCCATTGATATGCTTCATCCGCTGGTATTCTTCTTGCCCTCATAATCATATCTTTCGCGCGGGTTAATCCAGCTATTTTGGCTACCCTCTGTGTTCCGCCACTTCCAGGAATCATACCAAGATTCATCTCTGGCAGCGCTAAGAGTGTATCATCAGCAGCGATACGGAAATCACAAGCCATCGCAATTTCAAGACCAACTCCAAATGTATAACCTTGTAATTGGGCAATTACCGGCTTTGGTGAACGCTCTGGCGCTGCAACATTTACAGCAAGATGTGAAAGTTCTTCCGGATGTACTTCCATAAATTCTGGAATATTTCCTCCCGCGCTAAATGCCTGAGTACCTTCTCCTTTAATGATGATGACACGAACATCATCGTCTTTGTTTAACTCATCAAAAATTTGCGAAAATTGCGATCGTGCAAGCATGCTGATATAGTTCATTTTTTCTGGACGGTCGAACACAATAGTAGCCGTCTTTTTCTCCCGATTTTTTTCCACGCGAATGTGATCGTATTGTTTTACTGCTTCCATCATTGGCTCTCCTTTCTTAATTTAATAAACTATTTTTTCGTTTTCATTTATATAAAGTTCAAATTCTCCATTTCTTATATTGCGACGGAGAATTTTCCCAACAGGGCTTTTTGGTATTTCTTTAATAAATACATATTTTCTCGGGCGCTTAAAATTGGAAAGCGTTGTATTGTTTTTGCAATAATGATCTAGTTCTTGGCATGTGAGCGATGGATCTTTCGGTACAACATAAGCGGCTACAATTTGCCCCCAGCGCTCATCTTCTTCACCGATGACAGCCACTTCCTGTACTTTCGGATGTTTTGCCAAAACATCTTCCACTTCAATCGGATGAATATTTTCTCCGCCGGAAATGATCATATCATCTACACGTCCAACAACATATAAATCTCCATCCTCATCTAACATGCCGAGGTCACCTGTGAAATACCAACCATCTCTAATCGCTTTTTTGGTAGCATCTGGCCGATTCCAATAACCTTTGAAGCTTTCAGGAGATTCAACATTGACAATGATTTCACCGATTTCCCCTTTTTCAACAATATCTTCCGGTGTTGATTGACCATTAGGGTCGGCTTTAACGAGGCGGATATTTTGATGCAATCCCGGTTTGCCTGCACATCCTGGTTTTTCCGCAACATTCGGATTGATCGTAAACGTGTAAATTTCTGTGCTCCCATAATGGTTAATAAAAACTTCCGGTTTCAGCATTTGCACGCACTTCTCCGCTAAAGCGGTTGTCATTGGTGCACCGGCATAGCCGATTTTCTTCAACTTGGACAAATCATAATTATGAAATTCTTCATGATTTAAAATGTCATGATATAATGTAGGCACTAAATAAAGCGAGGTGATTTCTTCGCGTTCCAATAATTCAAGCGCTTCTTTAGCATCAAAATCGGGCAAAATAACGTATTTACCGTTTAAAAACATGATCGATAAAAGGGAGCGCATCCCCATTGTATGATAGAGTGGCATCGTGCCCAATGTACTTTCTCCATCTTGATATCGGTTTTGAATAATATGGGCAAGCGCGGAACTGTATTCGTTTTTATGGGTTCGCGGAACCCCCTTTGGTTTTCCGGTTGTTCCAGATGTATAAAGCATGATAGCCACATCATCGTCATGGATCACTGGTTTTTCAAAACTTTCAGGGCTCCTGTCGACGAGCTCATTATAATAAATGTCAGCCCCTTCCACTTCTCCAACACCAATCAGGATCGGCTTTTGCTGAAAGTTCGCTTTCAAAACGGATTCCTGGCTGGCACTTTCGTATACAACAGCGGTCGCTTCTGCATCGTTTACACAGTATTCGACTTCTTTCACAGCCAACCGGAAATTGATCGGCGTGTACACGGCTCCAATTTTTTGGAGTGCCCAGTAAATGACCGTATTTTCAAGGCGATTTTTTAACAGAATCATTACGCGGTCATGTTGCTTAATGCCGATTCTTTGAAGCGATGCTGCTACTTTCGTTACTTCCTTATGAAACTGTCTGTACGTATACCTTCTGTCGCCTTCTACAACAGCGGCCCGGTTTGGAAAACGTTCGACAGCGAAATCAAACATCGTGACAAGATTCATTCCATCATCTCCTTTCCGCTTCGTAATGGTGATTGCTTTCATCAATTGTTTTTTGAATAGCCTTTATAATCCCTTCATAGCCTGTGCAACGGCATAAATGACCGGATAGCATTTCTTTTATTTCCTGAAGGGTTGGATGCGGATGTTTTTGCAAATAGTCGGCTGCTGACATTAGGATACCCGGTGTACAAAAACCGCACTGAAGGCCGTGACATTCAATGAAATTTCTTTGCAGCGGCGTCAGTTCACCATCTTTTGTCAAGCCTTCTACCGTTGTTATTTCCTGTCCGTCTACCTGTACCGCAAAGATAAGACAGCTCCTGACAGCCGAACCGTTTAAGTGGATCGTGCAAGCACCGCACACACCATGCTCACAGCCTACATGTGTGCCAGTGAGACCGCACTTTTCTCGCAAAAAATCGCTGAGCAACATTCTGGATTCGACTTGTTCTTGATATTTTTTTCCGTTTATTGTAACTTCAATTTCATGAACGCTCATTATTTTCACTCCTTGCTCGTTCGTAGGCTGTTTTTACTGTACGCACTGCCAATTTTTTCGCAAGGTGCCTTCTGTAGTCAGCGGTTGCGTGCAGATCTGATTCAGGATTTACAGCTTCATCAACGATATCGGCAATTTTATTTAGAAGCGGGGCAGACAAATACTCCCCTTCCATCAACTCGCTTGCCTCTGTAATCAATAATGGTACTGCATCAACGCCTCCCAAAACCAATCTAACTTTTGAAATGCGGTCCTGACTATCGACGGATAATTGACAGGCAGCGGCCACGAGAGCAAAATCACCGTGGCGTCGTGAAATTTCGTGAAATGAATATCCCGCTCTTCCTTCTGGCACTGGAATGTGAATTTCCACTAGCAGCTCATTCGGCATAATATCGGTTGTTAAATAAGTGACAAAAAAATCCTCCACGTTTACTTCCCGCACTTCCTCTTTAGAAGCAATATGAAGTGTTCCACCAAGCGCCATTAATGATAGAGGAATTTCGGCTGATGGATCAGCATGAACAAGACTTCCGCCAAATGTTCCACGATTTCTCGTCTGAACGTGACCGATATACGGAACAGCTTCACTTAGAAGCCCTAGATGTTGACGTACTGCATCTGACATTTCAATTTCAGTTTGTCTCGTCAACGCGCCGATTTTCATTTTGCTACCATCAAACTCAATAAATTGCAAATCCTTTAAATGGTTAATATCAATTAAGTATTCAGGTGTCGACAGTCTCATATTCATAATTGGCACGAGGCTTTGACCTCCGGCAATTATTTTGCCATCAAATCCTATTTCTTCTAAAAGCGAAAGTGCTTCATCTACTGTTTTTGGGCAATAATAGTCAAATTTTGCCGGTTTCACGAACCTCCCTCCTTTCTGTCCCCATCTACTTAGGCGGATTGTTCACTTTTAGCCAGTTCTTTATTAAATTTTTTAAAGAAATCCTGAATGATCAACTTAGCAACACCGTTTAACATTCTTTGGCCGACCATCGCCACTTTACCGCCAACTTCTGCATCATACGTATACTGCAACTCCGTAGTATTTTCATCAATCGGAATGAGGTCCACCACCCCAGTCGCTTCGACACTGCCGGGGCCTCCTTCCCCTTTTACAATAAGCTTGTAATGGTTCGGCTTTTGAATATCAGCAATCTCAATGGTCGATTCATATTTTCCTTTAACAGCTGCAATTCCGATAGACAACACCGCTTCATATTTGTTCTCTCCAACCGTCTCCAGCTTCGTACACCCCATAATACAGTTTTTTAATGCTTGTGGATTAAGTAACACATCCCACGCTTTTTCGATTCCTGCATTCAATGCTACTTTTCCGCTTCCGTTCATGCTAACTCCTCCTGTTTTATGGAATGATGAATAAGATTCCATATTTTATTAGGTGTTATAGGCAGTGAATCAATGGTCACGCCGTAAGGTTTCAAAGCATCGTTGACTGCGTTAGCAATGACAACAGGTGCACTCATTGAGTTTCCTTCTCCAAGGCCTTTCGCACCAAGCGGTGTAATTGGCGAAGGTGTCTCAATATGTTTGATAGTCACTCTCGGTATTTCTGTTGCTGTAGGACATAAATAATCCATAAATGATCCAGTTAAAAACTGGCCTTTATCATCGTAGACGAGCTCTTCATACATGGCCCCACCAAGCCCATGCACAAGGCCTCCTAAAATTTGCCCGTTGGCAATAAGTGGATTTAGCAATTTACCAGCATCATGGACAGTGTAATAATCAAGAATATGGATTTCTCCTGTTTCCGGATCGATTTCCACCGTCACTAAATCCGCTACAAAACCATACGTAATCGACGAGTTAATAAGGTCATTATCATCCGGCGGCTCTGCTTGAGCTGTGTAATAAGCTGTTTCATAAATGCCTGGCTCCATTCCTTTCGGCAACGAAAGCGGATTCCAATGTGCTGATCCTGCCACTCGTTTAATGGATATGGATTTAGATGGATCCGTTTTTGAAATAATTTGACCATTTTTTATTGTTAAATCATTTTCGTCAATCTGTAAAAAGTGTGCTGCAATTTTAATGAGCTTGCGCTTTACTTTTTGCGCTGCGTAGTAAACGGCACTGGAGCCGAGTGACGCAAAACGGCTTGAATAACTTCCAGATGCGATGGACCATGCGCTTGTAGCCGTATCGAGTTCAGCAACAACGTTAATTTTGTCATGTGGAATGCCTAGTATTTCTGAAACGATTTGGCTTGCGACAGTTTCATGCCCTTGGCCGGTAGGAGTGGTGCTGATGCGGACATTTACATTTCCCATCGGATCGATCGAAATCGTCGCCGCTTCTGTACAGCCCGATTTTGGTAATCCCGCTTTCCTTTCTTCTGGAGTCAAGGCAATCGTAATGTACCCCATATTGGAACCAGATGGTTCAACGATGACCGCTAATCCAACGCCAAGCAATTTTCCTTTCTTTCGCGCTTCCGCTTGTTTTTTGCGAAATTCTTCGTATTTCCCAATTTTTAATAATAGGTCAAACGCTTTTTCATAATCGCCGCTATCATACACTCCGCCAGACGCTGTTTTGTAAGGGAACTGTTCTTTTTTAATTAAATTCCGTCTAATTACATCAGCCGGGTCCATTTCTAATTCATCAGCAATCATTTGCATGATCCGTTCAAGAGGAAAATACGTTTCCTGGCCGCCGTATCCTCGGATGAGACCAGTTGGCAATTTATTCGTCATTACTGCATAAGCATCAATCATTAAGTTTGGAATGTCATAGGCACCTGTTGTGTTTGCGTGGTTCCGATATAGACAAGCAGGTTCCGGCGCCCGGATGTACGCACCGACATTGTCTATCATTTTCATTTTTAAGCCGAGCACTTTTCCGTCATTTTTCACTGCCGCTTCAATATACGTCACGCGATCGGTACAACTTGAACTGGCTGCCAAGTGTTCCTGCCGATCTTCTATCCATTTCACCGGACATCCTACGAGACGACTGACCACCGAGCAAAGTACGATGTAAGGAAATATACCTGCTTTAATTCCATAGCTACCGCCGATATCTTTCGGAATGATGATCCGCAACCGGTTGCTTGGCACTTTCAGCGCACCAGCCATAATCGAATGGAGAACAAACGGACCGTGGAAATTTGCATGAACCGTGTAACTATCCGTGCTTTCCTCATATTGCGCAATAACACCGTATGTTTCGACTGGCGTCGCGGAATATTTCGGAAAATGAAAGCGGTGTTTTATAATTCTGTCCGCTTGCTGAAATGCCTTATCAACATCCCCGTAGTGAAACGTTCGGTGATTGGCGATGTTCGAGCCGACATTTTCATGTAAAATAGACGCTCCTTCTTCGAGTGCGCGCTCAATGTCTACAACCGGTTCGAGCGTTTCATATTTCACCTTAATTTTTTCTAGAGCATCCTCCGCAATATAGCGGTTTTTTGCTACTACAACCGCTACCGGCTCGCCAACGTAACGCACTTTATCAATAGCAATTGGATAGTATTGGACAGGCGCACTTACTCCAACACTGAAAGGATTTACCAATGGTTGAACATCTTTACCTGTGACTACGCCTTTCACTCCCGGAATCTCTAATGCTTCAGAATAATCAATGGAGACGATCTTTGCGTGAGGATAAGGACTTCTTAAAATCGCCACATGAGCTGTATTAGGCGGTGTTCCGATATCATCAATGTATTTTCCCTGCCCGGTCAGCAGCCTTTTATCTTCTACACGTGTCACTCTTTTGCCAATCACTTTGCCCATTTAACTTTACCTCCTTCCGAAGAAGCTGCTCATAGTCTTCCGGCGTATCGATATCACCAGGAAATGGTTTATCGATTCTTGCAAAACATATCTTATTTGCGAACGTTTTTAAAACGGATCTCGCACCTTCATCCCCTGTTACATTGAAAAGATGCGGAAACATCGAGCAATCAAACAGAACAGGATGCCCTCTTTTCGATTGATAGCTTGCTTGAACAATGGGAGCCCCCTCATTCGATTCATAACATCCGATAACCGCATCGATATCATCTGATGAGACAAGCGGCTGGTCACCGAGCAATACAACGGCAGCAGCAGCCGTTGAAGGTAGATTCATCAATCCCGCTTTTAACGATGTTGACATTCCTTGTCCTGCTTGTTCATTCAAAACCAGTTTGCTCACGCACGACCTAGAAACTTCATTTCTAAGCTCGGCAATCTCGGGGTTGACTACGACAACCACACCGCTTAAACGTGACTTCACACTTTCATCAATTACATGCCGGATAATGGATTTACCTTTGTACGGAAGAAGCAGCTTGGGTTTTCCCATGCGCTTTGAAAAACCTGAGGCTAAAATAATTCCCCATATGTTCTTTCCCATCTAAATAAACTGGCACCTCCTTCATACAGAGTGCGCCATAGATGACAGTTGCGACAGCTTCTTTCCAGTTCCCCCTCTATATACCATCATGATTTCAGCCAAAATACTGAGAGCGATTTCTTCTGGCGTTTTGGCTCCGATATCGAGTCCAATCGGACTGTGGATGCGACGGGTGTTTTCATTGGTTATGAGGATGTTGCTTGTCGCAATCAATCTATCCGTTCTTTTTCTCGGTCCTAATAGTCCGATGTAAGCCGCATCTGAATTTAAAATAGATTCTAAAATTTCCCTATCATTCAAGAAATTATGTGTCATTATGACAACATATGAATTTTCATGAAGTGAAACGTTTGGTACACTGCCGGCAGGATATACATGAATGAAATCGGCTTCTTGAAAATTCTGTTCATTGCAATAAGATGGGCGATAATCGAGCACAGTAACTAGCCAATTCAAATTTTTCGCCATTTTGACTAGTGGAATGGCATCGGGGCCTGCGCCGAAAACGACAAGATGAGGCGGCGGACTTGTTGATTCATAATACACATACAAATCTTGCTCGCCGCCTAAATACACCATTTCATTTTTCAAATTCTTTCTTCTCATCATATAATCGTCAGCAATCTCATAAATAGAGATAGGTAGGTCATTATTGTCAAAAGCATCATCAATAACCCACATTTTCCCTTGCAGCGATTCGTCTTTCGCTTTCACAATAGTGACAGTGTGCAACGTTTTCTGCAGGGAGTCTGAAAAGTAACGATCAATCATTGCTGCCTTTTCAGGTTGTTTAGCAGGAAGATATGGCTGTAAAAAAATATTCATTTTTCCGTTGCAACCAACCCCAAGTCCCCAAACGATGTCATCGTCTCCGTAAAAATCGTAATGGATGACTGCCGGTTTTCCAGTTTCAAGAACTTTCATGGCATGTTCAATAACATCTGATTCAACGCATCCGCCACTTAAAAGCCCAGTGAGCTTCCGGTCTTCGGAAATAAAGCATTTTGCTCCCGTTTTTTGATAAGTAGAGCCTTCTGTCGAAATGATCGTTCCCAGTACACCTGAAAGCCCTTCCTTTTTGCAACGTTTCAATTCTTTATTTATCGCAATCACGGCTTCACCCCCCTTTCCTGAAAATAGAATTGATCCCGATATTC contains:
- a CDS encoding DeoR/GlpR family DNA-binding transcription regulator produces the protein MLPNERRRWIELEIINQGKVDIEKLAKQLNVSTMTIRRDLAKLEEEGKIVRTHGGAIYPKALVQETPYLAKKGKNIRQKKAIARKALEFIPESANIILDSGTTTMEVAKLLKGREDLTIITNDIKIAAELTESKLKVIVTGGELQNRVGTLYGWPTQELLKNIHADIFFLGAHAVDIESGVTAPTFEKSLIKKLMIQAAETTWLLADSSKFNQKAFSFVCDLSRLEGIITDSGLSEEDRNNYEEYVTIYSVDED
- a CDS encoding MFS transporter; translated protein: MSANMETTVQQASSLATSISRKQMIIAVMASLLGWSLDLYDLFILLYVAPELGKLFFPTDKPTLSLAAVYASFAVTLFMRPLGSALFGAYADRNGRKRAMVVAVSGVGISTALFGALPTVAQIGAVAAIIFIVLRLIQGVFVGGVVASSHTIGTESVPEKWRGLMSGLVGGGGAALGALLASIVYFVLSNIFSGPEFSEWGWRFMFFTGILSSVLGLFVFKKLEESPLWMQHKKEQETKPEHQQSPVKMVFTKYLSVLLINLMIVIGGGSAYYLTCGYLPTFLKVINNIPQTVSSMILMVSSISAMIAAVVLGHLSTIIGRKKTFILLGIVNLFALPYLYAELAGAHDLTLITLYAMGLAFLGNGSYAPVLIFLNERFPTSIRSTGTGLSWNMGFAIGGMMPTFVTMVSSQTSDIPSSLAYFFIALFLLYLLGSFIIPETKGNFK
- a CDS encoding enoyl-CoA hydratase-related protein, which produces MEAVKQYDHIRVEKNREKKTATIVFDRPEKMNYISMLARSQFSQIFDELNKDDDVRVIIIKGEGTQAFSAGGNIPEFMEVHPEELSHLAVNVAAPERSPKPVIAQLQGYTFGVGLEIAMACDFRIAADDTLLALPEMNLGMIPGSGGTQRVAKIAGLTRAKDMIMRARRIPADEAYQWGLITKVVPKAELENEVNALADELMKFSPLALKVCKQVLNAAYETPLSAGLEIEGKAYGLLRTTEDFKEGVAAFVEKRKPNFKGK
- a CDS encoding AMP-binding protein, with protein sequence MNLVTMFDFAVERFPNRAAVVEGDRRYTYRQFHKEVTKVAASLQRIGIKQHDRVMILLKNRLENTVIYWALQKIGAVYTPINFRLAVKEVEYCVNDAEATAVVYESASQESVLKANFQQKPILIGVGEVEGADIYYNELVDRSPESFEKPVIHDDDVAIMLYTSGTTGKPKGVPRTHKNEYSSALAHIIQNRYQDGESTLGTMPLYHTMGMRSLLSIMFLNGKYVILPDFDAKEALELLEREEITSLYLVPTLYHDILNHEEFHNYDLSKLKKIGYAGAPMTTALAEKCVQMLKPEVFINHYGSTEIYTFTINPNVAEKPGCAGKPGLHQNIRLVKADPNGQSTPEDIVEKGEIGEIIVNVESPESFKGYWNRPDATKKAIRDGWYFTGDLGMLDEDGDLYVVGRVDDMIISGGENIHPIEVEDVLAKHPKVQEVAVIGEEDERWGQIVAAYVVPKDPSLTCQELDHYCKNNTTLSNFKRPRKYVFIKEIPKSPVGKILRRNIRNGEFELYINENEKIVY
- a CDS encoding (2Fe-2S)-binding protein, whose protein sequence is MSVHEIEVTINGKKYQEQVESRMLLSDFLREKCGLTGTHVGCEHGVCGACTIHLNGSAVRSCLIFAVQVDGQEITTVEGLTKDGELTPLQRNFIECHGLQCGFCTPGILMSAADYLQKHPHPTLQEIKEMLSGHLCRCTGYEGIIKAIQKTIDESNHHYEAERR
- a CDS encoding xanthine dehydrogenase family protein subunit M; amino-acid sequence: MKPAKFDYYCPKTVDEALSLLEEIGFDGKIIAGGQSLVPIMNMRLSTPEYLIDINHLKDLQFIEFDGSKMKIGALTRQTEIEMSDAVRQHLGLLSEAVPYIGHVQTRNRGTFGGSLVHADPSAEIPLSLMALGGTLHIASKEEVREVNVEDFFVTYLTTDIMPNELLVEIHIPVPEGRAGYSFHEISRRHGDFALVAAACQLSVDSQDRISKVRLVLGGVDAVPLLITEASELMEGEYLSAPLLNKIADIVDEAVNPESDLHATADYRRHLAKKLAVRTVKTAYERARSENNERS
- a CDS encoding carbon monoxide dehydrogenase subunit G, which gives rise to MNGSGKVALNAGIEKAWDVLLNPQALKNCIMGCTKLETVGENKYEAVLSIGIAAVKGKYESTIEIADIQKPNHYKLIVKGEGGPGSVEATGVVDLIPIDENTTELQYTYDAEVGGKVAMVGQRMLNGVAKLIIQDFFKKFNKELAKSEQSA
- a CDS encoding xanthine dehydrogenase family protein molybdopterin-binding subunit → MGKVIGKRVTRVEDKRLLTGQGKYIDDIGTPPNTAHVAILRSPYPHAKIVSIDYSEALEIPGVKGVVTGKDVQPLVNPFSVGVSAPVQYYPIAIDKVRYVGEPVAVVVAKNRYIAEDALEKIKVKYETLEPVVDIERALEEGASILHENVGSNIANHRTFHYGDVDKAFQQADRIIKHRFHFPKYSATPVETYGVIAQYEESTDSYTVHANFHGPFVLHSIMAGALKVPSNRLRIIIPKDIGGSYGIKAGIFPYIVLCSVVSRLVGCPVKWIEDRQEHLAASSSCTDRVTYIEAAVKNDGKVLGLKMKMIDNVGAYIRAPEPACLYRNHANTTGAYDIPNLMIDAYAVMTNKLPTGLIRGYGGQETYFPLERIMQMIADELEMDPADVIRRNLIKKEQFPYKTASGGVYDSGDYEKAFDLLLKIGKYEEFRKKQAEARKKGKLLGVGLAVIVEPSGSNMGYITIALTPEERKAGLPKSGCTEAATISIDPMGNVNVRISTTPTGQGHETVASQIVSEILGIPHDKINVVAELDTATSAWSIASGSYSSRFASLGSSAVYYAAQKVKRKLIKIAAHFLQIDENDLTIKNGQIISKTDPSKSISIKRVAGSAHWNPLSLPKGMEPGIYETAYYTAQAEPPDDNDLINSSITYGFVADLVTVEIDPETGEIHILDYYTVHDAGKLLNPLIANGQILGGLVHGLGGAMYEELVYDDKGQFLTGSFMDYLCPTATEIPRVTIKHIETPSPITPLGAKGLGEGNSMSAPVVIANAVNDALKPYGVTIDSLPITPNKIWNLIHHSIKQEELA